A region of the Micropterus dolomieu isolate WLL.071019.BEF.003 ecotype Adirondacks linkage group LG10, ASM2129224v1, whole genome shotgun sequence genome:
ATATGGCTCTCACTGAGGACTACTACACCAAACACCTCCAGAAAACTGGGGCAAGTCAACACCACAGtcacataaataacaaaaaaataggTAACAGGAATCAAGAAGTATTTGACTTCTGTCcatcattttatcatttattttgcaCATCATTTAATTAGCAATTACATTTGTAACAACTTGTTCCTTTTTTAGATTACTGTATAAGAAGCTTTGCAGGCTCCAGGCACAGTTACAGTGATCAGTAGTTCTTCTAGCTGAATATTTCTCTGTAAAAATTgctcatttattatatttgttcaACCTTggaacattaaaatgaaaagaacacATATCTCTGTCCTTTCGTTATAGCATCAGTTTGTCTTCATGGACATACAGATAGcaggagaggcagcagggagGCTACTGTTTGAGGTAAGGAAACTCTGACAGGTGAAGCACAAATTCATGTATTTTCACATTGCTTGCACACACCACCTGTGTCATCTCAACCCTCTGACTTTTGTAAGAATCCTTCATGGTGAAATTTGACAGAACAGTGATAGATACAGTATGGTTGAAAGCAGCATGTAAcgataatgatgataatgttcCTTCTCTCCTCAGCTGTTCTCAGATGTTTGTCCGAAGACATCAAAGAACTTCGAGGCCCTGTGCACGGGAGAGCGAGGCCTGTCTCAGAGCGGCCTCCCCCTTTGTTACAAGGGCTCCGTGTTTCATCGTGTGGTGCCCAACGGCTGGGTACAAGGTGGAGGTGTGGTCTACACTAGTCCTGTAAATAGAAATGCATAATCTCCGACCCACCTTTAGCATCAGTGCAGTTAATTATACAGTGCATCTCAATATGGGGTACATACATGTGACTTATAAAAtagttatcaaaatagtttccaATAATTTTCTGTCATTCAGCTACTTGATTAATCAGCTAATCATGTCAGCTACAGCTGCAGCTACAATCTTTatttgaaaagtaactagtagctAAAGCTGTTAAATTAATGTGGTGAAGGTAATGTGCAATACttccttctgaaatgtagtggagtataaaaagtaaaaagtgactcaaatacaagtacctcaaatttgtacttaagtgcagtacttgattaaatgtacttagtaGGAAACTACATACATCTGGGATTCTGGTCATGGttataatgtatttaattattatcTTTTTCTGCTCTTAAAGGCTGCATTACAGTTGAGTGACATACTTTTTATTATCTGCCTCTTCTGTTTTGAGTAATATGAAATAAGCAATGAACACCCCTAACTTCTTATCCacattactctttttttttttttttacgttgcCACGGCACCTTAAGTCCTCAACAACATATTGTTAGATTGAGGAAGTCAATGAAAAGACATCTTGAGCTGTGTTTTTTGCAGTATCACTGTGGCCTAGTCACATGGTAACCATATTTTTGAATTTAGCAGATATTTCGCCAGAAAGAAAAGGCAATGGTGGAGAATCAATCTATGGAGCAACGTTTCAaggtataaaatgtataaacagtCCAAGGCATCTACAGTTTTATTATGAGAAGAAAATGTGGATTTACTTATAATGTCAGTAACATGTGTCCTTTCTCCTTTTATTTTAGATGAGAGCTTTGCCGTGTCACACACTAAACGGGGCACTCTTGGAATGGCCAATAAGGGTCCCCACACCAATGGATCCCAGTTCTACATCACCCTGCAGCCAACACCCTGGATGGACAGGACCTATGTTGCCTTTGGGTTCGTATCACTAATTTGATTTGAGAGAGACCTATTTAATTTCCTAATTCTGCATAATCTCAGAACTCTTACACAGTTTTGCTCAAGCctaatgtctttattttctattcTAGTCAAGTGGTTGAGGGTGTTGACGTCCTCAGGAGATTAGAAGAGGCTCCGACTTGCAATGAAAGACCCAAGTATGAATGTAAAGTTACAGACTGTggagtgtttaagttttaacaCCTACACATTAATTATTGATGTCTTATTaaataactttgtttttgtttttcatgtagttaaatgaaatataaGTGTTAGATATTACTTACATTTGCATACACACATCAGCAAAAAACCTTTGAATTTATTTGCGATTGTGTGTTTATACTGTGTATGACTcagataaaatatgttttgtctttgtgtcaaCTAGCATTCTTAAAGGTTCCACATTGATGAAtctgtgtatgagagagagaagggaaagttacatttaatgtttattCACAAAGTACTTACAGGTAGAACCAACAATATTCATAATATTCACTAATGCCATTTTATGTTGAGCGTACATGCAGCAGCTCAGAGTGTATACCTGTGCAGGTgatgaaatacaaacacaacactTAAAATTAAGTGGGAGGAACTGACAGTATTCGTCTTCAACATGTGTAATGTATGGCTGGGCAACCTGTCATCTCCATCATAAGATTTGAAAGAGTGACGCAGAGATAAAGAAAGTGGTTCAAAGTTTATGGCTAAATACAATTTTAGCTGTCCAACTGTAATTGTACTTTTAGCCAGGAAACTTATACTGTTCAGGTGGAAAGACACTTTCCTATCATACACTGGAAGAAAGATGCTGGGTGGGTGATTTATGTGGTAGCGTGGCCGAGCGGTCTAAGGCGCTGGATTAAGGCTCCAGTCTCTTCGGGGGCGTGGGTTCGAATCCCACCGCTGCCATTTGTTTGAAGCTGCCCTTATGTATGCTCTGTACCCATAGActggaaagagacagaaagctgCAGTCTGTCTACGTGGCGTATCTAGCTGCAGTGTTGGGCGTATTAGTTACTCAGAAATGGTAACGTTAATTGGTAAAGTGCcattttacttattactcttgtaaaaagtaacaatattactttacttattactgggtattaaaagtaaatagtcacgTT
Encoded here:
- the ppil6 gene encoding probable inactive peptidyl-prolyl cis-trans isomerase-like 6 isoform X3 translates to MDSKMHLEIVGSIKDRNFHVAKSIAEGLKQKFPEAFLDPKIQPFLDCDWHTYLCNKKRELRGEVWQYSSSLMCFLNGLLLGNEKDLASWAKNQWSFTFARPQAFYMALTEDYYTKHLQKTGHQFVFMDIQIAGEAAGRLLFELFSDVCPKTSKNFEALCTGERGLSQSGLPLCYKGSVFHRVVPNGWVQADISPERKGNGGESIYGATFQDESFAVSHTKRGTLGMANKGPHTNGSQFYITLQPTPWMDRTYVAFGQVVEGVDVLRRLEEAPTCNERPKYECKVTDCGVFKF
- the ppil6 gene encoding probable inactive peptidyl-prolyl cis-trans isomerase-like 6 isoform X1 encodes the protein MDSKMHLEIVGSIKDRNFHVAKSIAEGLKQKFPEAFLDPKIQPFLDCDWHTYLCNKKRELRGEVWQYSSSLMCFLNGLLLGNEKDLASWAKNQWSFTFARPQAFYMALTEDYYTKHLQKTGHQFVFMDIQIAGEAAGRLLFELFSDVCPKTSKNFEALCTGERGLSQSGLPLCYKGSVFHRVVPNGWVQGGADISPERKGNGGESIYGATFQDESFAVSHTKRGTLGMANKGPHTNGSQFYITLQPTPWMDRTYVAFGQVVEGVDVLRRLEEAPTCNERPKYECKVTDCGVFKF
- the ppil6 gene encoding probable inactive peptidyl-prolyl cis-trans isomerase-like 6 isoform X4, whose amino-acid sequence is MDSKMHLEIVGSIKDRNFHVAKSIAEGLKQKFPEAFLDPKIQPFLDCDWHTYLCNKKRELRGEVWQYSSSLMCFLNGLLLGNEKDLASWAKNQWSFTFARPQAFYMALTEDYYTKHLQKTGHQFVFMDIQIAGEAAGRLLFELFSDVCPKTSKNFEALCTGERGLSQSGLPLCYKGSVFHRVVPNGWVQDISPERKGNGGESIYGATFQDESFAVSHTKRGTLGMANKGPHTNGSQFYITLQPTPWMDRTYVAFGQVVEGVDVLRRLEEAPTCNERPKYECKVTDCGVFKF
- the ppil6 gene encoding probable inactive peptidyl-prolyl cis-trans isomerase-like 6 isoform X2, encoding MDSKMHLEIVGSIKDRNFHVAKSIAEGLKQKFPEAFLDPKIQPFLDCDWHTYLCNKKRELRGEVWQYSSSLMCFLNGLLLGNEKDLASWAKNQWSFTFARPQAFYMALTEDYYTKHLQKTGHQFVFMDIQIAGEAAGRLLFELFSDVCPKTSKNFEALCTGERGLSQSGLPLCYKGSVFHRVVPNGWVQGGDISPERKGNGGESIYGATFQDESFAVSHTKRGTLGMANKGPHTNGSQFYITLQPTPWMDRTYVAFGQVVEGVDVLRRLEEAPTCNERPKYECKVTDCGVFKF
- the ppil6 gene encoding probable inactive peptidyl-prolyl cis-trans isomerase-like 6 isoform X5, with the protein product MDSKMHLEIVGSIKDRNFHVAKSIAEGLKQKFPEAFLDPKIQPFLDCDWHTYLCNKKRELRGEVWQYSSSLMCFLNGLLLGNEKDLASWAKNQWSFTFARPQAFYMALTEDYYTKHLQKTGHQFVFMDIQIAGEAAGRLLFELFSDVCPKTSKNFEALCTGERGLSQSGLPLCYKGSVFHRVVPNGWVQGGGVVYTSPIFRQKEKAMVENQSMEQRFKMRALPCHTLNGALLEWPIRVPTPMDPSSTSPCSQHPGWTGPMLPLVKWLRVLTSSGD